In Flavivirga abyssicola, the following are encoded in one genomic region:
- a CDS encoding Lrp/AsnC family transcriptional regulator, whose translation MQLDKTDLRILNILQNNSNLTTKELAAKVNLSTTPVFERVKKLENTGYIKKYKAILDSEKLDRGLMVFCNITLKEHTRKIGNQFVKDILSLSEVIECYNISGDYDFLLKVLVKDMKAYQNFVLNHLGELKNIGSAHSTFVMGEIKNTYMVPI comes from the coding sequence ATGCAATTAGATAAAACAGATTTACGCATTTTAAACATACTTCAAAACAATTCTAATTTAACGACAAAAGAGTTAGCAGCTAAGGTGAATTTGTCTACAACGCCAGTTTTTGAAAGGGTGAAGAAATTAGAGAATACAGGCTATATTAAAAAATATAAAGCCATTTTGGATTCGGAGAAATTAGACAGGGGGCTTATGGTGTTCTGTAATATTACGCTTAAGGAGCATACTCGTAAAATAGGAAACCAATTTGTAAAAGACATTCTTTCTTTAAGTGAAGTGATTGAGTGTTATAATATTTCTGGTGATTATGATTTTTTATTGAAGGTTTTGGTTAAAGATATGAAGGCTTATCAGAACTTTGTTTTGAACCACTTAGGTGAGTTGAAAAATATAGGGAGCGCTCACAGTACTTTTGTGATGGGGGAAATTAAAAATACTTATATGGTTCCTATTTAA
- a CDS encoding ATP-dependent Clp protease ATP-binding subunit, with product MDDNFSPRVKDVIAYSKEEALRLGHDFIGTEHLMLGLLRDGSGKAINILNALDIDLNHLRRKVEILSPANPNITVTSNQKKNLHLTRQAERALKTTFLEAKLFQSTSINTAHLLLCILRNENDPTTKLLNKLKVDYDNVKEQFKLMITNDNDYIEPKSESFQDDDMNTEGDASKDNIFNAPAGKANKKSKTPVLDNFGRDLTALAEEGKLDPVVGREKEIQRVSQILSRRKKNNPLLIGEPGVGKSAIAEGLALRIVKRKVSRILFNKRVVTLDLASLVAGTKYRGQFEERMKAVMNELEKNDDVILFIDEIHTIVGAGGATGSLDASNMFKPALARGEIQCIGATTLDEYRQYIEKDGALERRFQKVIVEPTSVEETIEILNNIKGKYEEHHNVDYTPEAIEACVKLTNRYMTERFLPDKAIDALDEAGSRVHITNIDVPKQIIELEKQLEDIKETKNAVVRKQKYEEAAKLRDDEKRIEKELAIAQEKWEEDTKQHREIVTEDNVADVVSMMTGVPVNRIAQTEINRLAELPNLIKGKVIGQDDAVAKVVKAIQRNRAGLKDPNKPIGSFIFLGQTGVGKTQLAKVLSRELFDSEESLVRIDMSEYMEKFAISRLIGAPPGYVGYEEGGQLTEKVRRKPYAVILLDEIEKAHPDVFNMLLQVLDDGYLTDSLGRKIDFRNTIIIMTSNIGARKLKDFGTGIGFGTASQKAQEDANARGVIENALKKSFAPEFLNRIDDVVVFNALEKEDINKIIDIELEKLLARIKGLGYILKLTKSAKDYIAEKGFDKQYGARPLKRAIQKYIEDALAEEIVASHLEEGDKIKIDLDKATQELSISIEKAEKPAES from the coding sequence ATGGATGATAATTTTTCCCCAAGAGTAAAAGACGTAATTGCATATAGCAAAGAAGAAGCGCTAAGGTTGGGCCACGATTTCATTGGTACTGAGCATTTAATGCTTGGACTTCTAAGAGATGGTAGTGGCAAAGCTATCAACATCCTTAACGCTTTAGATATTGATTTAAACCATTTGAGACGCAAAGTTGAGATATTGAGCCCTGCAAACCCCAACATTACTGTAACTTCAAATCAAAAAAAGAACTTACATCTTACAAGGCAAGCAGAACGCGCTTTAAAAACTACATTTTTAGAAGCTAAACTATTTCAAAGTACTTCAATAAATACAGCGCATTTATTGCTCTGTATTTTAAGAAATGAAAATGACCCTACGACTAAGCTCTTAAATAAGCTAAAAGTTGACTATGATAACGTTAAAGAACAATTTAAACTTATGATTACTAACGACAATGATTATATAGAACCAAAATCTGAATCTTTTCAAGATGATGATATGAATACTGAAGGGGACGCTTCAAAAGACAATATTTTTAATGCCCCTGCCGGAAAAGCAAATAAGAAGTCCAAAACACCTGTTTTAGATAACTTTGGGCGTGATTTAACCGCCTTAGCTGAAGAAGGGAAGCTAGACCCTGTAGTTGGACGTGAAAAGGAAATACAGCGTGTCTCACAGATTTTAAGTAGACGTAAAAAAAACAATCCCCTTTTAATTGGTGAACCTGGCGTTGGTAAGTCTGCCATTGCTGAAGGTTTAGCGCTTAGAATAGTAAAACGAAAAGTCTCTCGTATTTTATTTAATAAACGTGTTGTGACTTTAGATTTAGCCAGTTTAGTTGCTGGAACAAAATACCGGGGACAGTTTGAAGAGCGCATGAAAGCTGTTATGAACGAGCTTGAAAAGAATGACGATGTTATCCTTTTTATTGACGAAATACATACCATAGTTGGTGCTGGTGGAGCTACAGGTAGTTTAGACGCCTCTAATATGTTTAAACCTGCTTTAGCTCGTGGTGAAATTCAATGCATTGGAGCTACAACTTTAGATGAATACAGACAATATATTGAAAAAGACGGTGCTTTAGAACGTCGTTTTCAAAAGGTTATAGTAGAACCTACTTCGGTAGAAGAAACTATTGAAATCCTTAACAATATAAAAGGAAAATACGAAGAACATCATAACGTTGATTACACACCGGAAGCTATTGAAGCCTGTGTTAAGTTAACAAATAGGTACATGACTGAACGTTTTTTACCGGACAAAGCTATTGATGCTTTGGATGAAGCAGGATCTCGTGTACATATAACTAATATTGATGTTCCTAAACAAATAATAGAACTCGAAAAGCAACTGGAAGATATTAAAGAAACCAAGAATGCTGTAGTAAGGAAACAAAAGTATGAAGAAGCTGCAAAACTTAGAGATGATGAAAAACGCATCGAAAAAGAATTGGCTATTGCTCAGGAAAAATGGGAAGAAGACACAAAACAGCACAGAGAAATAGTTACAGAGGATAATGTTGCAGACGTAGTTTCAATGATGACTGGAGTACCGGTAAACAGAATTGCACAAACAGAGATTAACAGACTGGCCGAACTACCTAACCTTATTAAAGGAAAAGTTATTGGACAGGATGATGCAGTAGCCAAAGTTGTAAAAGCAATTCAGCGTAACCGTGCAGGACTTAAAGATCCAAATAAGCCAATCGGTTCATTTATCTTTTTAGGTCAAACTGGTGTTGGTAAAACACAGTTAGCAAAAGTACTATCCAGAGAGTTATTTGATAGCGAAGAATCACTCGTTAGAATTGATATGAGCGAGTATATGGAAAAATTTGCCATTTCCAGATTAATTGGAGCACCTCCAGGGTATGTTGGATATGAAGAAGGTGGTCAGTTAACTGAAAAAGTGAGACGCAAGCCATATGCAGTTATACTGTTAGATGAAATCGAAAAAGCACATCCAGATGTCTTTAATATGCTGCTTCAGGTACTTGATGATGGGTATTTAACTGATAGTTTAGGAAGAAAAATCGATTTCAGAAATACCATTATTATTATGACATCCAACATTGGGGCCAGAAAATTAAAAGATTTTGGAACAGGTATTGGTTTTGGAACGGCATCACAAAAAGCTCAGGAAGATGCGAATGCTAGAGGTGTGATTGAAAACGCATTAAAAAAATCGTTTGCTCCCGAGTTTTTAAATAGAATTGATGATGTTGTGGTATTCAATGCCTTAGAAAAAGAAGATATCAATAAAATTATTGATATTGAATTAGAAAAACTCTTAGCCCGAATTAAAGGTTTAGGCTATATCTTAAAGCTTACTAAAAGTGCTAAAGATTATATTGCCGAAAAAGGTTTTGATAAACAATATGGAGCAAGACCTTTAAAAAGAGCTATTCAAAAATATATTGAAGATGCTTTAGCTGAAGAAATTGTTGCTTCCCATCTTGAAGAAGGTGATAAAATTAAAATTGATTTAGATAAAGCAACTCAAGAATTGAGTATATCGATAGAAAAAGCTGAAAAGCCAGCTGAGTCTTAA